One Spirochaetota bacterium genomic window, CGCGCCGCTCTCCTCGCAGTGCCGCACAAGGCCGCCGACGATCTCGTGCGCCTTTCGGAATGGCATCCCCTTGCGGGCGAGGTAATCTGCGAGGTCGGTGGCCGTGGAAAAATTGCGGTACAGGGCGGCCTTCATGGCCTCCGTGTTAAGCCGCATGCCCGAGAGCATGGCGATCATGCCCTCGAGGGACAGCTTCACCGTGTCGACCGAGTCGAAGACGCGCTCCTTGTCCTCCTGGAGGTCGCGGTTGTAGGTGAGCGGGAGGCCCTTGAGCATGGTAAGGAGCGAGACGAGATTTCCGTAGAGCCTGCCCGTCTTGCCGCGGACGATCTCGGCGAGGTCCGGATTGCGTTTCTGCGGCATGATCGACGAACCGGTGGTAACCTCGTCGGAGAGGCGGATGAAGCCGAACTCGGCCGAGGACCACAGCACCAGCTCCTCGCAGAAGCGCGAGAGGTGCAGCCCCAGCACCGCGGCGAAGTAGACGAAATCGAGCGCGAAGTCGCGATCGCTTACGGAGTCCATGGAGTTCGCCGTGATGCCGTCGAGGCCGAGCTCGGCCGCCGTAAAGGCGCGGTCGGTCGGGTAGTTCACCCCGGCCATGGCGCCCGCGCCGAGGGGCGAGACCGAACAGGCCCGCGCCGCGCCGGAGAGCCGCCCGCGGTCGCGGAGCAGGGCCCATGCGTGCGCCAGCACATGCTGCGAGAAACGTATGGGCTGGGCCACCTGCAAATGGGTGTAGCCGGGCATGACGACGTCGATATGTTTTTCTGCAAGCGCGGCAAGGACCGATACGAGCCCCGCAATCAGCCGGTCGATCTGCGCGGCTTCGTCGCGGAGATACAGCCGGAGGTCAAGCGCGATCTGGTCGTTACGGGAGCGCGCCGTGTGGAGCTTGCGCCCCGCGTCGCCGATCCGCCCGGTGAGGGCGGCCTCGATGTTCATGTGAATATCCTCGAGGGAGGCGGAAAACTCGAAGCGGCCCTCCTCGATTTCGCGTTCGATTTCGCGAAGCCCCTTCTCGATCGCACCGAGCTCCGCCACCGACAGGATTCCGGTTTTCCTGAGCATGCGCGCGTGGGCGATCGAGCCCCGTATATCCTGCCGGTAGAGCCGCGCATCGTACTGGATCGAAGCGGACATGCGCTCGGTGATGTCGGAGGAGGTCCCGGCGAAGCGCCCGCCCCAGAGTTTTTTTGTTTTGGTGTCGGTTTTCTTTTTCATCGATTGTTTCCGGCTAACTCATCCCCCCGGCCCATTCCCGGGATCCCCCCTCTCTTTCGTTCAAAGAGAGGGGGTTAGGGGGTGAGTTAGCCCGCTCCTGATTCAATTAACAACAATTCAGTATGCACATCTTCGGCTTCATTTGCAAACTGAATAAATTTCATTAAGCGGTTTGATTCACCAGGAAATTGTATCAACTCATCCCCCCGGCCCCCTTCTCTTCGGAAAAGAGAAGGGGGAGCATCAGCAGCGAACTCCTTCCCGGGATCCCCCCTCTCTTTCGTTTAAAGAGAGGAGGTTAGGGGGTGAGTTAACCCGCTCCTGATTCAATTAACAACAATTCAGTATGCACGTCCCCTGCTTCATTTGCAAACTGAATAAATTTCATTAAGCGGTTTGATTCACCGGGAAATGGTATCAACTCATCCCCCCGGCCCCCTTCTCTTCGGAAAAGAGAAGGGGGAGCATCAGCAGCGAACTCATTCCCGGGATCCCCCCTCTCTTTCGTTTAAAGAGAGGGGGTTAGGGGGTGAGTTAGCCCGCTCCTGATTCAATTAATAACAATTCAGCATGCACGTCCCCGGCTTCATTTGCAAACTGAATAAACTTCATTAAGCGGTTTGATTCACCGGGAAATTGTATCAACTCATCCCCCCGGCCCCCTTCTCTTCGGAAAAGAGAAGGGGGAGCATCAGCAGCGAACTCCTTCCCGGGATCCCCCCTCTCTTTCGTTTAAAGAGAGGAGGTTAGGGGGTGAGTTAACCCGCCTGAATCTCCGCCACCAGGGCGTCGACGTACGCGCCGATCGTCTCTATCTGCGGGCGCATCTCGTACTCGAGGATGTCGGAGAGGCTGATGATGTCGTTGTTCTCGAGCGAGGAGAGTATCTGCGAAAGCAGATCGTTCAATGCGCGGTTGCGCTCCTCCAGGGAAACGCCGTCGATCACGATGCGCGACGGGTCCACCCGGAACACCGGCGCGCACTGGTAGCAGGCGCGGGTATACGCGTAGATGAATTCAACGAACGAGCGGAAATGCCCCGATGCGTCGGCGTCCCTGCCCTCCTGGTAGAGCCGGACCGTTTCCGCGAGCGCGCCCGACTGGGCGCCGATTTCCTCCCTTACACGATGCAGCGATTCCATGAGCACGTCGGGCGACTCCAGGCTCAGCACCACGAGGCGGCGCAGGTTCTCGCTCATCAGCATCATCCGCAAAATCTCCTTGATCGCGGGGAAAACATCGCCCCTCCGTTCGAAAACCGCGAGCAGACCTTCGCCATCCCCGGCCGCGCGCACCGATTCGGAAAAATCGGCCAGGCGCTCCAGGTAGTCCCTCACCGTGGCGTCGCGGCAACTCACCTCTTCGGGCGCGACCCCCAGGAGCGCGAGCGTGGAAATGAGGACCTCGCCCAGCCATGCGGCGCCTCCCGCAAGCGATTCCGCCGCGCCGGGCTCAACGGCGCGTTTCTCGAGCGAACGGCGAACGAACGAATCGGCCCTGTCGCAGTAGGCGTCGCCCTCCTCCAGGGATGCGATCACGACATCGGCCCGGGACTGGACGATGCAGTCGATCGAACGCACCGAGTCCAGCGGCATATCGGGCAGGCTTTCGATCATGTAAGGCTCATCGTTTATACGCGCCTCGGTAAACACGAGTTCCCGCTCCCGCGCCCAGCCGGACACGGAAGCGATCACTTCGGCCACGCTTTTCTCTCTCTCGAGGCTGAAATTTATGGGAAGGCTGTTGATCCGGATGTCCACTGCTTTACCTCGCAAGAGTGATTGTTTTTTATTTTTCTTCGCTTCCGCCCTGCAGACCCTTCATCTGGTTCTTCATCCAGTCACCCTGCGACTTGGCGCCCGAGATGGACTTTTCCATGGTCGAGAACTTCTTGCGGAGCTTGTCTTCGTACTTTTTCAGGTGTTCCTGGTGGCGCTCGATCCGGCTGTTGGTCGCCTGAATATTGGTGTCCTCGAGGTCCATCTTATTGGCGATGATGTTCTTCCCCGACGAAACATACGGGCGAAGGACCGTTTCAACCCGAAAGGCCATGCCGCCGTCGATGCGGTTATCTCCGTCATTATCCGAACCGTAAAACTCCTCAACGCCTTCCGGATTGTCCTTCAGTGTCGATAGAAGCAATCCTTCGTCGACGACGAGCTTACCCTCTCGGATGCTCTCCCACGAGGCGTTGATGGCGCCGGTGGAGACGCCCATCTGAGTGATGAGCCTTATGGGCTTTTCGGCGCGGCTGGGATAGGCGTTGCTGACCGTCTCCTTGAGGGTGTTCTCCAGGCGAAGTATGGTCATATCGCCCACGAAGAGGCCGCTTTTATACTTGTTCGATTTATAGTCGCCGGGCTTCTCGCTCTTCTCGGTCTTGATGAGCAGCCTGTTTAATTCCAGATAATTGTTGTACGCCAAAACAAAGGCCTTTATCTTCTCGACAGCCTTTTCGACGTTCGGCTCCACCTTGACGGTCACCACACCGTCCGATTTGGAACGCAGCTCGAGCGTAAGTCCCTTAACGATGTCCGTGAGTCCCTCGTTTTTATCGCGCTGAACCTCCAGGCCGTCTACCTTCACCCGCGCGTCAGCGGCTTTCGCCACTTCGTGTTTGGGATCCAGAAGCCCCCTGCCGTCAAGCGGGGTAAAGATGGCCGCGTCGGAGAAGACCGAAGCGCCCTCGTTGCCGTAAAATATCACTTTTGAAATGGTTTTGCCGTCGAAGTCCGCGCCAACGGGGATCTCCATCTTTCCGCTGAACTTTTTATCGACCGGATACAGCTTCTCCTCGCGTTTGTCCCCCACCTGGGACACCACGCCGACCCCCAGCACATCTGAAATCTCCTCCTTCGGCTCCTTCTTTTTGAGCGGGCGGATGCGCGACACGTTATAGCCATGAAGCTCGATCCCCTTTATGACGGTCTTCTCGTCCGGGCCGATCTCGAGACGGTAGGGGAGATTGTCGTCCTTTTCCTGGTCGGGAGGCGTATGGTTTACGTTAAACTCGATTACCGTGTTCTTTTTCGCCCCCACACCGGCGGGCAGCACATATTCGCGCCACAGGGCGCCGTTGATTGAGATTTTTTTGCCGTCCTTGTCGACCTCGATACTGCCGTCGTCTTTCCTGGGCTCTTTGCCCGCGTAGGGCACGAAATACTTGTTGTCGAACACCAGCGCGGTCT contains:
- the argH gene encoding argininosuccinate lyase → MKKKTDTKTKKLWGGRFAGTSSDITERMSASIQYDARLYRQDIRGSIAHARMLRKTGILSVAELGAIEKGLREIEREIEEGRFEFSASLEDIHMNIEAALTGRIGDAGRKLHTARSRNDQIALDLRLYLRDEAAQIDRLIAGLVSVLAALAEKHIDVVMPGYTHLQVAQPIRFSQHVLAHAWALLRDRGRLSGAARACSVSPLGAGAMAGVNYPTDRAFTAAELGLDGITANSMDSVSDRDFALDFVYFAAVLGLHLSRFCEELVLWSSAEFGFIRLSDEVTTGSSIMPQKRNPDLAEIVRGKTGRLYGNLVSLLTMLKGLPLTYNRDLQEDKERVFDSVDTVKLSLEGMIAMLSGMRLNTEAMKAALYRNFSTATDLADYLARKGMPFRKAHEIVGGLVRHCEESGADFFNLPLETLRGFSEHFGGDIREVLNPESSPERKLSAGSTARGEIEKQLAAIKKILDGNADD
- the fliD gene encoding flagellar filament capping protein FliD, which codes for MPVTFGGMASGLNTDDIIKKLVEVEARPIRQWEDEKTTFSRRKEALEELKARVNAVNAAARDLYGHRASYADKLALSSNPGVIDATANRYAEKGVRRLEVLELASTHRLSTDSIADDQRFPEGKFKIEINGVSKIVRFRGGTLKALQEQIDEAASDIVSTSYINTTENRHVLTLESKTSGKKGEINLSEGKDFLYAIGLVKGEKGEEKQKTALVFDNKYFVPYAGKEPRKDDGSIEVDKDGKKISINGALWREYVLPAGVGAKKNTVIEFNVNHTPPDQEKDDNLPYRLEIGPDEKTVIKGIELHGYNVSRIRPLKKKEPKEEISDVLGVGVVSQVGDKREEKLYPVDKKFSGKMEIPVGADFDGKTISKVIFYGNEGASVFSDAAIFTPLDGRGLLDPKHEVAKAADARVKVDGLEVQRDKNEGLTDIVKGLTLELRSKSDGVVTVKVEPNVEKAVEKIKAFVLAYNNYLELNRLLIKTEKSEKPGDYKSNKYKSGLFVGDMTILRLENTLKETVSNAYPSRAEKPIRLITQMGVSTGAINASWESIREGKLVVDEGLLLSTLKDNPEGVEEFYGSDNDGDNRIDGGMAFRVETVLRPYVSSGKNIIANKMDLEDTNIQATNSRIERHQEHLKKYEDKLRKKFSTMEKSISGAKSQGDWMKNQMKGLQGGSEEK